A window of the Henckelia pumila isolate YLH828 chromosome 3, ASM3356847v2, whole genome shotgun sequence genome harbors these coding sequences:
- the LOC140888956 gene encoding uncharacterized protein, giving the protein MGKTGKLNSRYVGPFEILDKVGTLAYRLALPPYMSRIHNVFHVSQLKKYISDPSHVLKIEPLVIEGNLNEELKYEEVPIRILDTKDQVLRRRTISYVKVQWSNHFEREATWKLEEKIRKQYPYLFEEQFDSSFEDETLNKEDGM; this is encoded by the coding sequence ATGGGAAAAACTGGGAAGTTAAACTCGAGATATGTCGGAccattcgagattctggacaaaGTGGGGACATTGGCATATAGACTGGCATTACCACCATATATGTCAAGGATTCACAATGTTTTCCACGTTTCACAACTAAAAAAGTATATTTCGGACCCAAGTCATGTCCTTAAAATTGAACCCCTCGTAATAGAAGGGAATTTGAATGAGGAACTAAAGTATGAAGAGGTTCCTATTCGAATTTTGGATACAAAGGACCAAGTGCTGAGGCGACGGACCATTTCCTACGTTAAAGTGCAGTGGTCTAATCATTTTGAAAGAGAAGCCACATGGAAACTTGAAGAAAAGATACGGAAACAATATCCATATCTTTTTGAAGAGCAGTTCGactcaagtttcgaggacgaaactctCAATAAGGAGGATGGGATGTGA